GCGCTCCGCCATCACCACGACACTTCCCGTTGGGCTAAACCTGGCCAAACATTAAAACAAAGGTGCGTTAGACTCCGCTCAGGAAATCCCCACCTTGACGACTCTTTTTGTCCTCCTCCGTGTCACAAGCCACTGCGCATTTCGACTTTAGGTCTGCTGTTGTGAGCCCCTGAAGGGACAGGGCGAGAAGTGACCCCTGTGCTCCTTTTCTTCTGCCATCATTAAGCGTCATTGTCATCACGATTTCTCAGCCGCCCTTCACTTTATGTATGTGGCCAAGCGCACAGGGGAATGGCTTTGTCCACACCGTGAGGGACATTTATGAGGCGTACACACGGTTCCCACCTCAGGCGTGACATGTTGACACGTGTGTTTCCACCGAGAGAGACTGCCATCTGAGGGACAGTGACACAGGAGCCGTACTGCTGACCTGGTGGGTTGGGTTAGACATCCCTCCTAAACGGTGGCATGAATAAACCCTTAAGGAGGAGGGGCAACATATCCTTAAACAATGCAAAGAACGTCTTGTTACATCAAACAAGGGCGGCCAATTTGGAGAACTGCAGGATGCGTTTGCTTTGGATGTGAGGTGGGCTTCATGTTACGGCCTAAAGGACAGACAGAAGACACAGAGTCACAATCAAGGACTCAAATCCCGTCACTCGAGTCGTCACCACAAGTGGTTACAACATTAAATTGGCACAGATGCCACTCAGGGATGCCCTATGATCCCAGAGGGCACTAAACGAAAGTTTTAAATCTCACAAATGTCCACGTCCAAATTGTTAGAGAATCTGTAACGTGACCTTGCTGAAACATGAAGAGCCCCCTAAACAGAACAGGGACAAGGGTCATCCCCAGAAAATCACCCGGCTCGTTGGTGTCTTTTTGTAATGCCACCTCAGCGGGCTCCTCTCAATCAGGAGACGCAGCGATTCTCTGCTGAGGTCCTCCTATGCCATTGAGCAGAAGAGTCGGAAATGCACAGTGGCCTGCCTGCCGGCCGGCCGCCCATCTACCCACCTCAGCGACTCCAAACTGTCCGGAGCGGCACCTTACCTGTCAATCTCGCTGAGGCTACTCGACGGCTGGGAGCCCTTGGCTCCCGAAGCCACGCTAAAGCTCTCCTGTGCCAGTGAGCCGTGACCCGTGGTGTCAATCACCATGGCCGTCACCTCCTCCGCACTGCTTCCCTCCTCTCCTGAAGCCTGCGTCTCTGCCCCGATCCACTCCTCCAGTCGCTCCGTCTTGATCCGCAGCCCATCAACCACTTGCACGTCGTCATCCATCGCTCCGCTGCGACCGCTCGCCCGGTCCGATTCCAGGCCCGTCTCCACGTACCACTGACCAGCTCGGTTGATCCTCAGGATCGGTTCCTTGCCGATGCTCTCTGAACTGTGCTCGATAATCTGCGGGCTCATCGACTCACCTGGCGGACTCACCTCCCGGACATCAATCACTCCGCCACAGCGTCGGCCAGCTCTCGGGCTGCTGTGCCGGGGGCTCATGGAGCGCGCCATACCGCCAGTGCTTCGGCTGATCTCGGCGGGCCTTTCCTGGTGCTTGCCTCGGCCTCCTTGGTTTAGCTCGGCCTCTACGTCGGCCAGGCTGATCTTGAAGTGGATGCTCTCCAGAATCTGAGTGCATTTGTCAATGATGTGCTGCATCTGCAAGAAGCTGGCGGCCGTCAAATAGCTGATGATGTCGGCAAGTTGCAGGCACAAGCGGCCGGTGTAGCAGAAGGACAGAAGCTGCTCAAAGACCGAGGGATTGCGGATGACAGAAATGGACACGGTGCTCATCTCACTCAAGGACATGTGGTCTCGGAAGTAGGGGGAACTGGCCGCCAGCACCACCTTATGAGCACGGAAGCTCTGCCCCTGCACATTGACCACAATGTCGCAAAGACGTCCTTGCATCCGCAGCTGGTTCAGATGGGACAGCACGGAGTTACTGAAGTCAGGGATCTCCAGTTGGATGCTTCCTGCTCGGTCCATCATGCCTGCGGGAAAAGAACATTTCGTCAGGAAAATGCGCTTTTTGAAAGTCGTCACAAGGCTTATGCAGTGAAAGAACCGCAAAGAATATGCCAAATGAGTCGTGTGACGGCAGCCGGGGATGGAGGCTGCTTCTTCGTTTGCATGCCCCGAACGTTGGAATGGGTTAGAAAAGTGGCATTACGGGGCAGACGCTAAAGACACACACCTTACCACTAAGGTGTTATTGGCTCCCGACACAGACATCCCAAGAGCAGACTGGCTCTTCACATTACGCATGTGACGGCCATTTAGTGCTCCGACTCCAAGAGTGCACCATCGTGGCATGAAGCCCTTCTCTTTCTTGGTATCCTGCTGCAGGTAGGTGCCCCCTGCACCACCGCTGATGTTTCACAGCAGACCAACAGAACACATCATCGGCCTGAAGGACCTCCGGGACTCCATGACAGATGGTGACTTGGAGGCCCACAGCTGGCCGGTTAACAAATCTTTGCGTTCTTGAGCTACTGAACACTACGTGCCCCCCCAGCAGGGCCTAAACATGTTTTACACTGAATGGGACTGATAAGACCACAAGGTGAGGTGAAAATGCGGGCCGTGCCACCCACACAGTTGGACGATGCCAATGGTAAAACAGAAGAACAACTGTAGAGGCTGTTACATCAGGTGGCCAAGTTGACAGGTGCAGCCATGAGAATGCAGACCCTAAGGACACCATGTTTGGGACAAGACCCTCCGCGGCACTCAGATGGCAGCTTAGAAAGATCAACGGCCAAGGCGGCCACTGAAATGCCTGGCTGGAGTGTTGTGCAGGAAGCACTTGGAGAGGATGCTGAGGGGATCTCAAACTGTTAAAACCCGTGATGTTAAGGGTCTTCTTAACAAGAACAAGGACCACACAGAGCTTAGcagtgtactgtacatacaggAAGAATACAAGTCGCAGCAAAATGACATCAGGGAGGCGAGGGATGGTATGAAGACCACCACAGTCAATGAGCAGAGGACCAGGTGGAGAGAGCGAATGACTTCAATCTCTGCTACAATCTGCTCACAAACTCACCGGCCACCATAAACCCCCCTCAAGCCACCAGCCGAGTCCCCCTGTCTCTCACACCATCACTGCCGACCAGGTCAGAGGAGAATTGAGGACGCTGCGCCCAAGACTTCTAAGGGCCTGTGCTGCTGAACTGGCAGGACCCCCCCCCTCCTCCTGGTGCCCAAGAAAGTGGGGATTGGTGGGTCTTTGTGCGGTGACCCTGGTGCTCCTTCTCTGCTCTTCTATCGCACTACTTGGTCGT
This genomic interval from Erpetoichthys calabaricus chromosome 10, fErpCal1.3, whole genome shotgun sequence contains the following:
- the zbtb37 gene encoding zinc finger and BTB domain-containing protein 37, with translation MMDRAGSIQLEIPDFSNSVLSHLNQLRMQGRLCDIVVNVQGQSFRAHKVVLAASSPYFRDHMSLSEMSTVSISVIRNPSVFEQLLSFCYTGRLCLQLADIISYLTAASFLQMQHIIDKCTQILESIHFKISLADVEAELNQGGRGKHQERPAEISRSTGGMARSMSPRHSSPRAGRRCGGVIDVREVSPPGESMSPQIIEHSSESIGKEPILRINRAGQWYVETGLESDRASGRSGAMDDDVQVVDGLRIKTERLEEWIGAETQASGEEGSSAEEVTAMVIDTTGHGSLAQESFSVASGAKGSQPSSSLSEIDRFSPTGSVVVMAERQRAKSESPGRVDDQRHPTSQGEEQTVFDMGGYEEYLREQVGDRWFRYNPRLTCIYCCKSFNQKGSLDRHMRLHMGITPFVCRICGKKYTRKDQLEYHIRKHTGNKPFHCHVCGKSFPFQAILNQHFRKNHPGCAPQEVSHSASPETTVTSRGHNEDESPSQEEGASAAYGETVQPSVSTTGPD